Proteins encoded together in one Terriglobus sp. TAA 43 window:
- a CDS encoding TolC family protein has product MWAAVVLAVPMVASAQTQPVTPTQGPAIQTGPSSQKQPPVADALNLPEAPAPQAVSQPVQAALAAAKPQDLGHGVTTPVSTGQPLALSLDDAVRIALEHNLTISVDLQNQRQISGLQKTAFSALIPVMTAVGKTNTQEVNLAAMGFKPSSLSGLLPPGTTFNTIVKYDTTGAQLNVSQQLFNLPAYEVYKASKSVADVAKWQLYLDRGDVVNKVASQYIQVLSDMASIENSKSQVASDLELERQSQARKDAGTGTNLDLLRARVERQNRQQELIANTAQFEKDKVQLNRFMGLAADQPLQLTDAVPYHELEALPLETANQVALKRRKDLLALQAQMKTAELQRKAVKYERLPAVTLGGFYGVLGQTRGLYHGVFSAQGGINFPIFEEARIRGDREVADARLVHLRKEVDSLKAFIEAQIRSAMLDVNTSDELVKDATSNVGLASEALDETRQRYRAGIDDNLPVVRAQATLADAQAQLVSALYQFNTAKLQLARNTGVVESQYNTYLGD; this is encoded by the coding sequence ATGTGGGCCGCAGTAGTGCTGGCGGTGCCGATGGTTGCCTCCGCGCAGACCCAGCCGGTTACTCCCACACAGGGACCCGCCATCCAGACTGGTCCCTCATCACAGAAGCAGCCACCCGTGGCCGACGCGCTGAACCTCCCGGAGGCCCCGGCGCCGCAGGCTGTATCGCAGCCGGTGCAGGCTGCTCTGGCTGCCGCCAAGCCGCAGGATCTGGGACATGGTGTGACGACTCCGGTTTCCACGGGACAGCCGCTGGCGCTCTCGCTGGACGACGCTGTGCGTATCGCGCTGGAACACAACCTGACGATCTCGGTTGATTTGCAGAATCAGCGGCAGATCAGCGGCTTGCAGAAAACTGCGTTCAGTGCGCTGATTCCGGTGATGACCGCTGTGGGTAAGACGAATACGCAGGAAGTGAACCTGGCGGCGATGGGCTTTAAGCCGAGCTCGCTGTCTGGGTTACTGCCCCCGGGAACGACCTTCAACACGATCGTGAAATATGACACCACCGGCGCGCAGTTGAATGTTTCTCAGCAGTTGTTCAACCTGCCCGCATATGAGGTGTACAAGGCTTCGAAATCCGTGGCCGATGTGGCCAAGTGGCAGCTCTATCTTGATCGCGGCGACGTGGTGAACAAGGTGGCCTCGCAGTACATCCAGGTGCTGTCGGATATGGCTTCTATTGAGAATTCGAAGTCGCAGGTTGCCAGTGATTTAGAGCTGGAGCGTCAGTCGCAGGCGCGCAAGGATGCGGGAACGGGAACGAATCTGGATCTGCTCCGTGCACGCGTGGAGAGACAGAATCGTCAGCAGGAATTGATCGCCAATACCGCCCAGTTTGAGAAAGACAAGGTGCAGTTGAACCGGTTCATGGGACTGGCGGCCGATCAGCCGCTACAGCTGACCGACGCCGTGCCGTACCACGAACTGGAAGCACTGCCGCTGGAAACTGCGAACCAGGTGGCGTTGAAGCGTCGCAAGGATCTGCTGGCTCTGCAGGCACAGATGAAGACTGCCGAGCTGCAGCGGAAGGCTGTGAAGTATGAACGGCTGCCCGCAGTCACGCTGGGCGGTTTCTACGGTGTTCTGGGCCAGACACGCGGTTTGTATCACGGCGTGTTCTCGGCGCAGGGCGGCATCAACTTTCCCATTTTCGAAGAAGCTCGCATTCGTGGTGATCGCGAAGTGGCCGATGCGCGGTTGGTTCATCTGCGCAAGGAAGTGGACAGCCTGAAGGCCTTCATTGAGGCGCAGATTCGTTCAGCCATGCTGGACGTGAACACATCGGACGAGTTGGTGAAGGATGCCACGAGCAACGTGGGCCTGGCGTCCGAAGCCTTGGATGAGACGCGGCAACGTTATCGCGCAGGAATCGACGACAACCTGCCGGTGGTGCGTGCGCAGGCCACTTTGGCGGATGCACAGGCGCAACTCGTGAGCGCGCTCTACCAGTTCAACACGGCGAAGCTGCAACTTGCGCGTAACACTGGCGTGGTGGAGTCGCAGTACAACACTTACCTGGGTGATTAA
- a CDS encoding thioredoxin domain-containing protein: protein MSIRRTVAASLFAIGLAIVPAAHAQFAGTPDPSTFRDTSMLKPPAGHKVAIIEFFDLECPACRTANPIVERAAAQYHVPLVRYDFPLQMHVWSKDAAIFARYLQDRVNPDLANKYRDDVFQQQPALNSKDDLQNFTRRWMQQHGQSMPFSMDPKFAAEVQADYNLGLKLNVTRTPTIVVATANKWQIVSGSESGSNDPNRIFAMVEGALRQTQGAPAPAKAAAHK from the coding sequence ATGTCGATTCGCCGCACCGTGGCCGCTTCTCTGTTTGCCATCGGCCTTGCCATTGTCCCCGCTGCCCACGCGCAGTTCGCCGGAACGCCCGATCCTTCCACCTTCCGCGACACCTCCATGCTGAAGCCGCCCGCCGGTCACAAGGTGGCGATTATCGAATTCTTCGACCTGGAATGCCCGGCCTGCCGCACTGCCAACCCAATCGTGGAACGCGCCGCTGCCCAGTATCACGTGCCGCTCGTCCGCTACGATTTCCCCCTCCAGATGCACGTCTGGAGCAAGGATGCGGCCATCTTCGCCCGCTACCTGCAGGATCGCGTCAACCCTGATCTGGCGAACAAGTACCGCGACGACGTCTTCCAGCAACAGCCCGCACTGAACAGCAAGGACGATCTGCAGAACTTCACCCGCCGCTGGATGCAGCAACACGGCCAGTCCATGCCCTTCTCGATGGATCCCAAGTTCGCAGCGGAGGTACAGGCCGACTACAACCTGGGCCTCAAGCTGAACGTCACGCGCACCCCCACCATCGTGGTGGCCACAGCGAACAAGTGGCAGATTGTCTCCGGCAGCGAAAGCGGATCGAACGACCCCAACCGCATCTTTGCCATGGTGGAAGGCGCACTCCGCCAGACACAGGGCGCTCCTGCTCCTGCAAAGGCTGCAGCCCATAAGTAA
- a CDS encoding cellulase family glycosylhydrolase has translation MKACRLLFVLLVAVLVSVVSVRAQERWSADKAKDWYAKQQWLVGANYVPSDAINQLEMFQAATWNPALNDKELGWAEGIGMNTMRVFLHDQLWAQDPEGFKKRLNEFLAICAKHHIKPMLVLFDSVWDPEPKLGPQHPPIPGVHNSGWVQSPGRKGLTDPAYEPKLEAYVKGVVGAFAKDDRILAWDVWNEPDNDTPQYGVIANKTARIDYYLPKAFAWARSEHPVQPLTSSVWHDDWNPGKLKSTAKIQIEESDVISFHNYGWPEEFEAKIKELQQYGRPIICTEYMARGAGSTFDNSLPIAKQYHVGAINWGLVDGKTQTRYPWDSWKKPYVMDQPVLWFHDVFHADGTPYRQHEADLIRQLTGRGMQ, from the coding sequence GTGAAAGCTTGCCGTTTGTTGTTCGTTCTTCTTGTTGCCGTGCTTGTTTCGGTGGTTTCGGTGCGCGCTCAAGAGCGCTGGTCCGCGGATAAAGCAAAGGACTGGTACGCCAAGCAGCAGTGGCTGGTGGGCGCGAATTATGTGCCTTCCGATGCCATTAACCAGCTTGAAATGTTCCAGGCCGCTACGTGGAATCCGGCGCTGAATGACAAGGAACTGGGATGGGCCGAAGGCATTGGCATGAACACCATGCGTGTGTTCCTGCATGACCAGTTGTGGGCGCAGGATCCTGAGGGATTCAAGAAGCGGTTGAATGAGTTTCTAGCCATCTGCGCGAAGCATCACATCAAGCCGATGCTGGTGCTGTTTGATTCTGTGTGGGACCCCGAGCCAAAGCTGGGACCGCAGCATCCTCCGATTCCGGGAGTGCATAACTCGGGATGGGTGCAGAGCCCGGGACGTAAAGGCCTGACTGATCCTGCGTATGAGCCGAAGCTGGAAGCGTACGTGAAGGGCGTGGTCGGCGCGTTTGCGAAGGATGATCGCATCCTGGCATGGGACGTCTGGAATGAGCCCGATAACGACACGCCGCAGTACGGTGTGATTGCAAACAAGACAGCGCGCATTGATTACTACCTGCCCAAGGCATTTGCGTGGGCGCGGAGCGAACATCCGGTACAGCCGCTGACCAGCAGTGTGTGGCATGACGATTGGAATCCAGGGAAGTTGAAGTCGACCGCGAAGATTCAGATTGAAGAGTCTGACGTGATCAGCTTCCACAACTACGGATGGCCCGAGGAGTTTGAAGCGAAGATCAAGGAACTGCAGCAGTATGGGCGGCCTATCATCTGCACGGAGTACATGGCGCGCGGTGCGGGCAGCACGTTTGATAACAGCCTGCCGATTGCGAAGCAGTATCACGTTGGCGCGATCAACTGGGGTCTGGTAGATGGCAAGACGCAGACGCGTTATCCGTGGGATTCATGGAAGAAGCCTTATGTGATGGATCAGCCTGTGCTTTGGTTCCATGACGTGTTTCATGCCGATGGCACGCCGTATCGTCAGCATGAGGCGGATTTGATTCGGCAATTGACTGGCCGGGGCATGCAGTAA
- the ahcY gene encoding adenosylhomocysteinase, protein MATAVIAPEEVLPYKVADLSLASWGRKEIDIAEQEMPGLMSIRAKYAAGKPLAGVRVTGSLHMTIQTAVLIETLKDLGADVRWASCNIFSTQDHAAAAIAETGTPVFAWKGETLEEYWWCTYQALSFPGGLGPQLVVDDGGDVTLLIHKGVELEDGDRSFVDAKTSISEEEAVIQKLLLKVLAEDPQHWHKLAKEWRGVSEETTTGVHRLYDMMRKGSLLIPAINVNDSVTKSKFDNLYGCRESLADGIKRATDVMMGGKVAVICGYGDVGKGSAHSLRGMGARVVVTEIDPINALQAAMEGFEVTTLEDTLGRGDIYVTCTGNLDIITLEHMQQMKDQAIVCNIGHFDNEIQMERLNNSGAEKLEIKPQVHKYTFANGNAIFILAEGRLVNLGCATGHPSFVMSNSFSNQTLAQLDLWKNKDTYKVGVYVLPKQLDEEVARLHLEKIGVKLTTLSQKQADYIGVSVDGPYKAETYRY, encoded by the coding sequence ATGGCTACAGCCGTAATCGCACCCGAAGAAGTTCTCCCGTACAAGGTCGCTGACCTTTCGCTGGCCTCATGGGGCCGCAAGGAAATCGACATTGCTGAGCAGGAGATGCCCGGCCTGATGAGCATCCGCGCGAAGTATGCGGCAGGTAAGCCGCTGGCGGGTGTGCGCGTGACTGGATCGCTGCACATGACGATTCAGACGGCTGTGCTGATTGAGACGTTGAAGGATCTTGGCGCCGACGTTCGCTGGGCAAGCTGCAACATCTTCTCCACGCAGGATCATGCGGCTGCTGCCATTGCAGAGACGGGCACGCCGGTCTTTGCATGGAAGGGCGAGACGCTGGAAGAGTACTGGTGGTGCACGTACCAGGCACTGAGCTTCCCCGGTGGCCTGGGACCGCAGCTTGTTGTGGACGATGGTGGCGATGTAACGCTGCTGATTCACAAGGGCGTTGAGTTGGAAGATGGTGACCGCAGCTTTGTGGATGCGAAGACTAGCATCAGCGAAGAAGAGGCCGTGATCCAGAAGCTGTTGCTGAAGGTGTTGGCGGAAGATCCGCAGCACTGGCACAAGTTGGCGAAGGAATGGCGCGGCGTTTCGGAAGAGACCACGACCGGTGTGCATCGCCTGTACGACATGATGCGCAAGGGTTCGCTGCTGATCCCGGCTATCAACGTGAACGACTCCGTTACCAAGAGCAAGTTCGACAACCTGTATGGATGCCGCGAGTCGCTGGCTGATGGCATCAAGCGCGCCACGGACGTGATGATGGGCGGTAAGGTCGCGGTCATCTGCGGCTATGGCGATGTGGGCAAGGGCTCAGCGCATTCGCTGCGTGGCATGGGCGCTCGCGTTGTTGTTACGGAGATCGATCCCATCAATGCTCTGCAGGCTGCGATGGAAGGCTTTGAAGTGACGACGCTGGAAGACACGCTGGGTCGCGGCGATATCTACGTCACATGCACCGGCAACCTGGACATCATCACGCTGGAGCACATGCAGCAGATGAAGGATCAGGCCATCGTTTGCAACATTGGTCACTTTGATAACGAAATCCAGATGGAGCGTCTGAACAACTCTGGCGCTGAGAAGCTGGAGATTAAGCCGCAGGTACACAAGTACACGTTTGCCAATGGCAACGCGATCTTCATTCTTGCGGAAGGCCGTCTGGTGAACCTGGGTTGCGCAACGGGCCATCCTTCGTTCGTGATGTCGAACAGCTTCAGCAACCAGACGCTGGCACAGCTTGATCTGTGGAAGAACAAGGACACCTACAAGGTGGGTGTGTATGTTCTGCCGAAGCAGCTGGACGAGGAAGTAGCCCGTCTGCACCTGGAGAAGATCGGCGTGAAGCTGACGACTCTGTCGCAGAAGCAGGCTGATTACATCGGCGTAAGCGTGGACGGTCCTTATAAGGCCGAGACTTACCGCTACTAG
- a CDS encoding helix-turn-helix domain-containing protein, with protein sequence MPFGQELREQRESRGISLDEVSVSTRVSLRHLQALEGDRYSDLPGGVFNRGIVRSYANFCGLNVDETVQRFQDAMRAKGIDTEAREDDWRELAEAVHRSRITDAPARRLRWLGVAAMLLIVLALAAGVLWVLVHRGIVHLPEKKWVPSIYRTH encoded by the coding sequence ATGCCATTCGGTCAGGAACTCAGGGAGCAGCGCGAATCGCGCGGCATCTCGCTGGACGAGGTCTCAGTCTCCACGCGTGTCTCCTTGCGCCATCTTCAGGCGCTTGAGGGAGACCGCTACTCTGACCTGCCCGGAGGAGTCTTCAATCGTGGCATCGTCCGTTCCTATGCCAACTTCTGCGGCCTTAACGTCGATGAAACCGTGCAGCGCTTCCAGGACGCCATGCGTGCCAAAGGCATCGATACGGAAGCGCGCGAAGACGACTGGCGCGAGCTCGCTGAAGCCGTCCACAGAAGCCGCATAACCGACGCTCCGGCTCGCCGCCTGCGCTGGCTTGGTGTAGCTGCCATGCTGCTCATAGTCCTGGCCCTTGCGGCCGGTGTCCTGTGGGTTCTGGTGCATCGTGGCATCGTGCATCTACCGGAAAAGAAATGGGTTCCATCCATTTACAGGACACACTAG